Proteins from a genomic interval of Oscillatoria salina IIICB1:
- the sixA gene encoding phosphohistidine phosphatase SixA, with translation MEIYLIRHGIAAERGSYDRDEDRPLTDKGRQRTKKVALRLHEIGLRFETILTSPLVRAQQTAKILQNVGLGTNVVEFPALAPDGEVRALVNWLEENQSDTHEVHQRSHPLALVGHQPDLGNWAEILVWGKTEEKLVVKKAGIIGLQVPQTEPLGNSELFLLTSPKWLI, from the coding sequence ATGGAAATTTACCTGATTCGCCACGGTATCGCCGCCGAACGAGGAAGTTACGATCGAGATGAAGATCGTCCCCTAACAGATAAAGGTCGTCAAAGAACGAAAAAGGTTGCTCTGCGACTTCACGAAATTGGTTTGCGTTTTGAGACAATTTTGACTAGTCCTTTAGTTAGAGCGCAACAAACTGCCAAAATTCTCCAAAATGTAGGTTTGGGGACAAACGTAGTTGAATTTCCCGCTTTGGCTCCTGACGGGGAGGTTCGCGCTTTGGTAAACTGGCTTGAGGAAAATCAGAGCGATACGCACGAAGTGCATCAGCGCAGCCATCCCTTGGCTTTAGTTGGTCATCAACCCGATTTAGGCAATTGGGCGGAAATTTTAGTCTGGGGAAAAACTGAAGAAAAGCTAGTGGTAAAAAAAGCTGGTATCATCGGTTTACAAGTTCCCCAAACTGAGCCTTTGGGCAATAGTGAATTATTTTTGCTTACTTCGCCCAAATGGTTAATTTAG
- a CDS encoding DHH family phosphoesterase, with the protein MPSESLNSANNSLVAAESKMDAAVIEAKEKPSVRSPESIFQDEERDIYYQHLTQTDSPIEKLVEALRETLERHRGERQLVLLQDFPDPDALSSAWAYSIIAQQYDIQCDIVYAGTVSHQENIALVKLTGLPAKRWSVPNVKEQDLSVYQGCVLVDGQGTTSQLMSLVNKANIPLIVTIDHHSSQGDIQAEFIDLRPQARATATILTEYLEAGLLKLSTSNKKHIKCATALMHGLRSDTNSLLQAQEEDFLAAAFLSRFYDPQLLNAILQSARSKRVMDVIERSLKNRLVQNSFSIAGVGYLRYDDRDAIPQAADFLVTEENVHTAVVYGIVHDEDEELELVIGSLRTSKLTLDPDEFIKEAFGQDAQGRFFGGGRYMAGGFEIPLGFLYGFNDNSDYAKIKWEVFDTQIKQKLLRLVNPDDSVISGL; encoded by the coding sequence ATGCCCTCAGAATCTTTAAATTCTGCCAACAACTCGCTGGTAGCGGCTGAGTCCAAAATGGATGCGGCGGTAATTGAAGCTAAAGAAAAACCTTCTGTTCGCTCTCCGGAGTCGATTTTTCAAGACGAGGAGAGAGATATTTATTATCAGCATTTAACACAAACAGATTCACCGATAGAAAAATTAGTGGAAGCTCTGCGAGAAACTTTAGAGCGTCATCGGGGCGAACGTCAATTAGTCTTGTTACAAGATTTTCCCGATCCGGATGCTCTTTCTAGTGCTTGGGCGTATAGTATTATTGCCCAACAGTATGATATTCAGTGCGATATTGTTTATGCTGGTACGGTTTCTCACCAAGAAAATATTGCTTTGGTGAAGTTAACTGGTTTACCTGCGAAACGCTGGAGTGTACCAAATGTTAAAGAGCAAGATTTATCAGTTTATCAAGGTTGTGTTCTTGTGGATGGTCAAGGTACGACCAGTCAACTAATGTCTTTGGTAAATAAGGCAAATATTCCTTTGATTGTGACGATCGACCATCATAGCTCTCAGGGAGACATTCAGGCGGAATTTATTGATTTACGTCCGCAAGCGAGAGCAACAGCGACAATTTTGACTGAGTATTTGGAAGCAGGATTGTTAAAGTTAAGTACGAGTAATAAGAAACATATTAAATGTGCTACTGCTTTAATGCACGGTTTGCGATCGGATACTAATAGTTTGTTACAAGCACAGGAAGAAGATTTTTTGGCTGCGGCTTTTCTAAGTCGTTTTTACGATCCGCAATTACTCAATGCGATTTTACAGTCGGCTCGTTCTAAGCGAGTGATGGATGTGATCGAGCGATCGCTGAAAAATCGCCTTGTCCAAAATAGTTTTTCGATCGCTGGTGTGGGTTATTTACGTTATGACGATCGCGATGCTATTCCTCAAGCTGCTGATTTTTTGGTGACAGAAGAAAATGTCCATACCGCAGTTGTTTATGGTATCGTTCACGATGAAGATGAGGAACTGGAATTGGTAATTGGTTCCCTCAGAACTAGCAAATTAACTCTCGATCCGGATGAATTTATTAAAGAAGCTTTTGGACAAGATGCTCAAGGACGTTTTTTTGGTGGCGGACGCTATATGGCGGGTGGCTTTGAAATTCCTTTGGGTTTTCTCTATGGCTTCAATGATAACTCGGATTATGCCAAAATTAAATGGGAAGTTTTTGATACGCAAATTAAGCAAAAGCTGTTGCGCTTGGTGAATCCGGATGATAGTGTAATTTCTGGCTTGTAA
- a CDS encoding HNH endonuclease, producing the protein MSKVLVLNASYEPLNITSWRRAVVLLLKGKAEQVEHNGKYLYTELPLPTVIRLRYYVRVPYKEIPLTRRNILERDEHSCQYCSYKGDNLTLDHVVPRSRGGGDSWENIVTACVRCNVNKGNRTPKEASMLLKRQPRRPYSSLHFEIIKHVKGDRNQEWKKYVIGI; encoded by the coding sequence ATGAGTAAAGTCCTGGTGCTTAATGCTTCCTACGAACCGCTCAACATTACAAGTTGGCGAAGGGCAGTGGTTTTATTGCTCAAAGGCAAAGCAGAGCAAGTCGAACATAACGGGAAGTATCTTTACACCGAACTTCCCTTACCAACAGTGATTCGACTCCGTTACTACGTGCGGGTTCCCTATAAAGAAATACCTCTGACCCGACGTAATATTCTCGAACGAGATGAGCATAGTTGTCAATACTGTAGTTATAAAGGCGATAATTTGACCCTCGACCATGTAGTCCCGCGTTCTCGTGGTGGAGGAGATAGCTGGGAGAATATCGTCACCGCCTGCGTGCGCTGTAACGTTAATAAAGGCAATCGGACTCCAAAAGAAGCAAGTATGCTTTTAAAACGTCAGCCGCGCCGACCATATAGTAGCCTTCACTTTGAAATAATCAAGCACGTGAAAGGCGATCGCAATCAGGAGTGGAAAAAATATGTAATTGGTATCTAG
- the alr gene encoding alanine racemase: MLNREQSRGVASVRCNVCGKLTFGASEAVRQRAWVEIDLEALANNVRQVKGILQPETELMAVVKADAYGHGAVRVAQTVLRAGASWLAVATLQEGVELREAGILAPIVILGAINTSSEVQAIAYYDLQPTLCTPQQALIFSETMSVLGESLPVHLKLDTGMSRLGTPWYCATEFAQLVQQLPNLDLASIYSHLATADDSDPTVMKQQQFRFQEAIAQLKAAGIQPPRLHLANSAATLSDRALHYDLVRVGLAIYGLYPGEHLRSILELMPVLQVKARVTQVKTIPPGTGVSYGHKFVSDRPMRLAVVGIGYADGVPRNLSNRLHVLIRGKSISQIGAITMDQLMLDVTSIPDLQPGEVVTLLGKDGNLQITADDWASALGTISWEILCSFKHRLPRVGISQPQEELAIS; encoded by the coding sequence GTGCTAAATAGGGAGCAAAGCCGAGGTGTTGCTTCTGTTCGCTGTAACGTCTGCGGCAAACTAACTTTTGGAGCTTCAGAAGCAGTTCGACAGCGTGCTTGGGTGGAAATTGATTTGGAGGCTTTAGCGAATAACGTTCGCCAAGTTAAGGGCATTTTACAGCCGGAAACTGAGTTAATGGCGGTGGTTAAGGCTGATGCTTATGGTCATGGTGCGGTGAGAGTTGCACAAACGGTTTTAAGGGCTGGTGCTAGTTGGCTAGCAGTTGCTACTTTACAGGAGGGAGTAGAATTACGTGAAGCTGGTATTCTGGCTCCGATTGTAATTTTAGGTGCGATTAATACTTCCTCAGAAGTGCAGGCGATCGCCTATTACGATCTACAACCAACCTTGTGTACTCCTCAACAGGCTTTGATTTTTTCGGAGACGATGAGTGTTTTGGGAGAGTCTTTACCTGTTCATCTGAAATTGGATACGGGTATGTCTCGTCTGGGTACTCCTTGGTATTGTGCGACGGAGTTTGCTCAGTTGGTACAACAGTTGCCTAATCTAGATTTGGCAAGTATTTATTCTCATTTGGCTACGGCTGATGACTCCGATCCGACGGTGATGAAACAACAGCAGTTTCGTTTCCAAGAGGCGATCGCCCAATTAAAGGCTGCTGGGATTCAACCACCTCGTTTGCATTTGGCTAATTCGGCTGCGACTTTAAGCGATCGCGCTTTACATTACGATCTCGTTAGAGTTGGTTTGGCTATTTATGGTCTTTATCCGGGGGAACATTTGCGTTCTATACTTGAATTAATGCCTGTTCTTCAAGTTAAGGCACGAGTTACTCAAGTGAAAACCATTCCTCCAGGAACTGGTGTCAGCTATGGACATAAATTTGTTAGCGATCGCCCAATGCGTCTTGCTGTTGTGGGTATCGGTTACGCTGATGGCGTACCGCGCAATCTTTCTAACCGTTTGCACGTTCTGATCCGAGGTAAGTCGATCTCTCAAATTGGTGCAATTACTATGGATCAACTAATGCTTGATGTCACTAGCATTCCTGACTTACAGCCTGGAGAAGTTGTCACCCTCCTGGGTAAAGATGGTAACTTACAAATTACTGCTGACGATTGGGCATCTGCTCTGGGGACAATTTCTTGGGAAATCCTTTGTAGTTTTAAACATCGCTTACCCAGAGTTGGCATTAGTCAACCACAAGAAGAATTAGCAATAAGTTAA
- a CDS encoding RNA recognition motif domain-containing protein, whose protein sequence is MSVRLYVGNLPKEPVERQELQTMFAEVGENVSTKVIKDRKTGKCRGFAFVTVPNDEMADELISKFNGQPFMDSNLKIEKALPRSKSKGNTNETPSRSGGSGSSSSGRRNKKSKRSSSSSSDTGAVQPDPRWADELAKLKEMLATQTSNS, encoded by the coding sequence ATGTCTGTTCGTTTATATGTAGGTAACTTGCCAAAAGAGCCTGTGGAACGCCAGGAGTTGCAAACTATGTTTGCAGAAGTTGGGGAAAATGTTTCCACTAAGGTAATCAAAGACCGCAAAACTGGCAAGTGTCGGGGATTTGCTTTCGTGACCGTACCTAACGATGAAATGGCGGATGAGTTGATTTCTAAGTTTAACGGTCAGCCTTTCATGGATAGTAACCTGAAAATTGAAAAGGCTCTACCGCGCTCAAAAAGTAAGGGAAATACGAATGAGACTCCTTCTCGCTCTGGAGGAAGCGGTAGTAGTTCTTCAGGACGACGCAACAAGAAGTCAAAGCGTAGTAGTAGCAGTTCTTCAGATACGGGGGCGGTTCAACCAGATCCTCGTTGGGCGGATGAATTGGCGAAACTTAAGGAGATGCTGGCAACCCAGACGAGCAATTCTTGA
- a CDS encoding NblA/ycf18 family protein, with translation MSQQLSLEQKFNIRSFETQVQKMSREQAQDFLVKLYEQMLVRENMYKEFLKHEWGLEPRA, from the coding sequence ATGTCTCAACAACTGTCTCTCGAACAAAAATTCAATATTCGCTCATTTGAAACTCAAGTGCAAAAAATGAGCCGCGAGCAAGCCCAAGACTTTTTAGTGAAGCTTTACGAGCAAATGCTGGTTCGCGAAAATATGTATAAAGAGTTCCTCAAGCATGAATGGGGTTTAGAGCCAAGAGCGTAA
- a CDS encoding universal stress protein has product MFQRCLICTDFSDGLHRLVHFVPSLAMSGIKQIVFLHSVPLWEEGGVPRIDEEKVEQAKARLSAALENVPEGVEVQIELPSGRPLDTIPRILEKYQFDVIMTGTPIRSLLQEKLFGSTSVALGKITSTPLLIFRPQLISTYTREELDLRCQHIGRYLLIPYNDSQAARYLVEQIKNYAQNRPENSLQQCMLIWVVDDSVRRGMPIEHRLQEATEKLESVKVELEQLDLQVNTEVRQGNPILEILEAAIEFDISAIAIASDYRSTLLEWTAPSFANEILRKSWFPMIFFSPKK; this is encoded by the coding sequence ATGTTCCAGCGCTGCTTAATCTGCACAGACTTTTCCGATGGTTTGCATCGCCTCGTTCATTTCGTACCCAGTCTAGCTATGAGCGGCATTAAGCAAATCGTCTTCTTGCATAGCGTACCTCTCTGGGAAGAGGGTGGCGTTCCCCGAATAGACGAAGAGAAAGTCGAGCAAGCAAAAGCTCGCCTCTCAGCCGCACTCGAAAACGTACCTGAAGGAGTCGAAGTGCAAATAGAACTTCCTTCTGGTCGTCCTTTAGATACTATTCCTCGGATTCTCGAAAAATATCAGTTTGATGTGATTATGACGGGAACGCCAATCCGGAGCTTACTGCAAGAAAAGCTTTTCGGTAGTACCAGCGTTGCTTTAGGAAAAATAACTTCTACGCCTTTGTTAATTTTCCGTCCTCAACTGATTTCTACCTACACTCGCGAAGAACTCGATTTACGCTGTCAACATATCGGGCGTTATTTGTTAATTCCTTACAATGACTCTCAGGCAGCACGCTATTTGGTCGAACAAATTAAAAACTATGCTCAAAATCGACCAGAGAACTCTCTCCAACAATGTATGTTGATTTGGGTAGTAGATGATTCAGTACGGCGGGGAATGCCGATTGAACATCGTCTCCAAGAAGCAACTGAGAAGTTAGAGTCAGTCAAAGTGGAGTTAGAACAACTAGATTTGCAAGTTAATACAGAAGTGCGACAAGGAAATCCGATCTTAGAAATTTTAGAAGCCGCAATCGAATTTGATATTAGCGCGATCGCGATCGCCAGCGACTACCGCAGCACTTTACTCGAATGGACTGCTCCCAGCTTTGCTAACGAAATTCTGCGTAAAAGTTGGTTTCCGATGATTTTCTTCTCCCCCAAGAAATGA
- a CDS encoding serine/threonine protein kinase, with the protein MAYDPNYGRLLANRYQLIELVGKGAMGRVYRAEDTLLGGVTVAVKFLSGALLNKKMRERFEREATICALLGEKSIHVVRVRDYGVDEDDIPFYVMEFLEGESLSDLLRKQSLPLPRFVNMVRQISLGLQAAHKGIKFQNEICPIIHRDIKPSNILVLQDPSLGELVKILDFGIAKLIQSSSNQTHSFMGTLAYCSPEQMEGKELDSRSDIYSLGVVMYEMLTNEMPIVPETHSFGGWYQAHHHVEPSPFDPSLKIPSSLSALIVKCLAKAPSDRPQSAAEILDILEPLEKSFSKNRSRRWDSGKDDRTFVDAGPTIDDLCGKTKWPSDKPRQKIVFPRLIRTKEAVFATLWTMLGKQDIENRLVSTRYNQFLFLTSPHPMVLWITVLHNQEYGPRWLPCYLDLKTSAGQRMARILGESGSYRILFFALEDPKRCQNVLKSTIDPTQCKMLIKWADDSQGMRVTASPQISKNVLKKEFERLKPKILMRLEAVYTTGSATDLSGG; encoded by the coding sequence ATGGCTTATGACCCTAACTATGGTCGTTTACTCGCTAACCGCTATCAACTGATTGAGTTGGTAGGTAAAGGCGCGATGGGTAGAGTGTATCGTGCGGAAGATACTTTGCTTGGTGGTGTTACCGTAGCAGTAAAATTTCTCTCCGGGGCGCTGCTGAATAAGAAAATGCGCGAACGCTTTGAGCGAGAAGCGACGATTTGCGCCCTTTTAGGTGAAAAAAGTATTCATGTCGTCCGCGTTCGAGACTATGGCGTGGACGAAGACGATATTCCTTTTTATGTGATGGAATTTCTCGAAGGAGAGAGCCTTAGCGATCTGCTCAGAAAGCAGTCTCTCCCTTTACCTCGGTTTGTAAACATGGTTCGCCAAATTAGTTTGGGTTTACAAGCTGCTCACAAAGGAATTAAGTTCCAAAACGAAATCTGTCCGATTATTCATCGGGATATTAAACCAAGTAATATCTTAGTTTTACAAGATCCTTCCTTGGGAGAATTAGTCAAGATTCTCGATTTTGGGATTGCCAAACTAATTCAGTCGAGCAGCAATCAAACCCACTCGTTTATGGGGACTCTTGCTTATTGTTCTCCAGAACAAATGGAGGGGAAAGAACTTGACAGTCGCTCGGATATCTACAGTCTGGGAGTGGTGATGTACGAGATGTTAACTAATGAAATGCCCATTGTCCCAGAAACTCACTCTTTTGGCGGCTGGTATCAAGCCCATCATCATGTAGAACCATCACCATTCGATCCGAGTTTAAAAATTCCCTCATCCTTGTCCGCCTTGATCGTCAAGTGTTTGGCAAAAGCACCGAGCGATCGCCCTCAAAGTGCGGCGGAAATTTTAGATATTTTAGAACCTCTCGAAAAAAGCTTTAGTAAAAATCGTTCTCGCCGTTGGGATTCTGGCAAAGACGATCGAACTTTTGTTGATGCCGGTCCGACTATTGACGATCTCTGTGGGAAAACTAAGTGGCCTTCAGACAAACCCCGACAGAAAATTGTCTTTCCCCGTCTAATTCGTACTAAAGAAGCTGTTTTTGCTACTTTATGGACAATGTTGGGTAAGCAAGATATTGAAAATCGCCTTGTCAGTACCCGCTATAACCAATTTTTGTTTTTAACTTCTCCTCATCCGATGGTGCTGTGGATTACAGTTCTCCATAACCAAGAATACGGTCCGCGCTGGTTGCCTTGCTATCTCGATTTGAAAACCTCGGCAGGGCAGCGTATGGCTAGAATTCTTGGAGAATCTGGAAGTTACAGAATTTTGTTTTTTGCTCTTGAAGACCCGAAACGCTGTCAAAATGTCCTTAAGTCTACTATTGACCCTACTCAATGCAAAATGCTAATTAAGTGGGCAGATGATTCTCAGGGGATGAGAGTTACTGCTTCGCCACAAATAAGTAAGAATGTCCTGAAAAAAGAGTTTGAAAGGCTCAAACCGAAGATTTTGATGCGCTTGGAAGCAGTTTATACTACTGGTTCTGCTACCGATCTCTCTGGTGGATGA
- a CDS encoding anhydro-N-acetylmuramic acid kinase produces MTRVIGLISGTSVDGIDAALVEIAETEANLEVDLLAGRTFAYPTQLKEQILRVCGGEKLSVEALAELDDNLAAEFARAALEIQSGFPTAELIGSHGQTVFHRPPLVGQDSSLKRLGYSVQLARGEVIAHLTGIPTISNFRAADLAVGGQGAPLVSKVDAYLLSDASKYRCVQNLGGIGNVTYLPARKEKNWEQKISGWDTGPGNLLIDLAVRQITDSKKTYDENGSWAARGTPCLELVNQWLEQEFFTQAPPKSTGRELFGEAYLSQCWRDAALYQLSPADWLATLTELTVASIVQSYRNFLPRMPDEVCLCGGGSHNLLIKKRLESQLAPVAILTTDEVGLKGDFKEAIAFAVLAYWRQCQQTGNLPQVTGAKMAMLLGEIHLPLG; encoded by the coding sequence ATGACCAGAGTAATTGGTTTAATTAGTGGTACGTCTGTAGACGGAATAGATGCTGCCTTAGTAGAGATCGCCGAGACAGAGGCTAACTTAGAGGTAGACTTATTAGCTGGACGTACTTTTGCCTATCCTACTCAATTAAAAGAGCAAATTTTGCGTGTTTGTGGTGGGGAAAAGTTGTCAGTAGAAGCCTTAGCTGAATTAGACGATAATCTGGCTGCTGAATTTGCCCGCGCTGCATTAGAAATTCAATCTGGTTTCCCGACTGCGGAATTAATTGGTTCCCACGGACAAACGGTGTTTCATCGACCACCTCTGGTAGGTCAGGATTCATCTTTAAAGCGACTAGGCTACAGCGTACAATTAGCTAGAGGAGAAGTAATTGCTCATTTAACTGGTATTCCCACAATCAGTAATTTTCGAGCTGCGGATTTAGCGGTGGGAGGACAAGGAGCGCCCTTAGTATCAAAAGTAGATGCTTACTTATTGAGCGATGCCAGTAAATACCGATGCGTACAAAACTTAGGCGGCATCGGTAATGTCACTTATTTACCTGCGAGAAAAGAAAAAAATTGGGAACAAAAAATTTCTGGCTGGGATACAGGACCCGGGAATCTACTGATAGACTTAGCAGTGCGGCAGATCACTGACAGTAAAAAAACTTACGACGAAAATGGATCTTGGGCAGCAAGAGGAACTCCTTGTTTAGAGTTAGTTAACCAATGGCTAGAGCAAGAATTTTTCACTCAAGCACCGCCAAAATCTACCGGAAGGGAATTATTTGGCGAAGCTTATCTAAGTCAATGTTGGCGAGATGCTGCTCTCTATCAACTGAGTCCGGCTGACTGGTTGGCGACTTTAACAGAGCTAACAGTGGCTTCAATTGTGCAGAGTTATCGCAATTTTTTACCTCGAATGCCTGACGAAGTGTGTTTGTGTGGTGGTGGCAGTCACAATTTATTAATCAAGAAACGTTTAGAAAGCCAGTTAGCACCAGTTGCGATATTAACCACTGACGAAGTAGGGCTGAAGGGAGATTTTAAAGAAGCGATCGCCTTTGCTGTATTAGCATACTGGCGGCAGTGTCAGCAAACTGGCAACCTCCCTCAAGTGACAGGAGCAAAAATGGCAATGTTACTAGGAGAAATTCATTTACCTCTTGGTTAA
- the priA gene encoding primosomal protein N' — protein sequence MSNLSFGTLLAEPRSSYDETRSQGEQWVEVLVDVPGSQEAAEQRLYTYRLPPDLAVEAGDIISVPFGAQTVGGIAIRFLASPPAQLELSQIKNVEEVIATGFFPRHYWQLLEQLAQYYCTSLLTAIKVALPPGLLGRSQRRIRLKPNLPAGAENFCNSAAARQILALLQSQANGDYSTRYLQRQVKGANRGIQELIKRNWVESYLEPPRSARPKQQKVVTFITEVADLTSRQREVLAVLRRWGGELWLNQLLQICSTSSSIVKKLAEKGCVAIAEREILRLANEPPVAKDSPKILTQAQSEALQVINNLSEFRQVLLHGVTGSGKTEIYLQAIAPILAQGKSAIVLVPEIGLTPQLTDRFRARFGNSVCVYHSALNEGERFDTWRQMLAGEPQVIIGTRSAIFAPLPNLGVIILDEEHDSSFKQDRPAPTYHARQVAKWRAELANCPLILGSATPSLETWVEFTEENAQTPTHHYLSLPERIQSRPLPPIEIVDLRQELQQGNRSIFSRSLYNSLQQLQNRQQQGILFIPRRGHSTFVSCRSCGYVIECPHCDVSLSYHYTHEGATELLRCHYCNHTQLQPSQCPECSSPYLKHFGTGTQRVAQELTKVFPELRFIRFDSDTTRTKGAHRTLLTRFTRKEADLLIGTQMLTKGLDIANVTLVGVVAADGLLHMSDYRAAERAFQTLTQVAGRAGRGDDPGRVIIQTYTPEHQVIEAVQEHNYLNFTQAELREREAWNYPPYGRLILLKISGLDAGEVQENAEIVADACQNFLDSQWEILGPAPARIMRVARRYRWQILLKSRIETDKQLPNLTQLMSLCSQSVSFTIDVDPLNMD from the coding sequence ATGTCTAATCTATCTTTTGGCACACTTTTAGCTGAACCGAGGTCATCTTACGACGAAACTAGAAGCCAAGGCGAGCAATGGGTTGAAGTGCTAGTAGATGTGCCAGGAAGTCAGGAAGCAGCAGAGCAGAGATTATATACCTATCGGTTGCCACCAGATTTAGCAGTAGAAGCAGGAGACATTATCAGCGTACCATTTGGAGCGCAAACTGTTGGTGGAATTGCTATTCGTTTTCTAGCATCACCTCCTGCCCAGTTAGAACTTAGTCAAATCAAGAATGTAGAAGAGGTCATCGCAACTGGCTTTTTTCCACGCCATTACTGGCAACTACTAGAGCAGTTAGCTCAATACTACTGCACTTCTTTACTCACTGCAATTAAAGTAGCTTTACCTCCAGGATTGTTAGGGCGATCGCAGCGCCGAATTCGCCTTAAACCCAATTTACCAGCAGGAGCGGAAAATTTTTGTAACTCAGCCGCCGCCAGACAAATCCTGGCGCTGCTACAATCTCAAGCGAACGGTGATTATAGCACTCGCTATCTTCAACGTCAAGTAAAAGGAGCAAATCGAGGTATACAAGAGTTAATCAAACGCAATTGGGTAGAAAGTTATCTCGAACCCCCCAGAAGCGCCCGTCCCAAACAGCAAAAAGTAGTTACATTTATTACTGAAGTCGCCGATTTAACTTCTCGTCAGCGAGAAGTTTTAGCAGTATTGCGACGTTGGGGAGGCGAACTTTGGTTAAATCAACTACTACAAATTTGTAGCACCAGTTCCTCAATCGTAAAAAAGTTAGCAGAAAAAGGCTGTGTGGCGATCGCCGAAAGAGAAATTCTGCGTTTAGCCAACGAACCCCCAGTAGCCAAAGATAGTCCCAAAATTCTGACCCAAGCCCAAAGCGAAGCTTTACAAGTCATCAACAATCTATCAGAATTCCGACAAGTATTGCTGCATGGAGTCACAGGTTCAGGAAAAACCGAAATTTACTTACAAGCGATCGCGCCAATTTTAGCACAAGGAAAAAGTGCGATCGTCCTCGTCCCCGAAATCGGCTTAACCCCCCAACTAACCGACCGTTTTCGCGCTCGTTTCGGAAACTCTGTCTGCGTCTATCACAGCGCCCTCAATGAAGGCGAACGCTTCGACACCTGGCGACAAATGCTCGCAGGCGAACCCCAAGTCATCATCGGTACTCGTTCCGCAATTTTCGCACCGCTACCCAACCTCGGTGTAATCATTTTAGACGAAGAACACGACTCCAGCTTCAAACAAGACCGACCTGCACCAACCTACCACGCACGTCAAGTCGCTAAATGGCGAGCAGAACTAGCAAATTGTCCCCTCATTCTCGGTTCAGCCACCCCCTCCTTAGAAACTTGGGTAGAATTCACCGAGGAAAACGCCCAAACACCCACACACCATTACCTTTCCTTACCAGAAAGAATCCAATCTCGCCCCTTACCACCCATAGAAATAGTAGATTTGCGGCAAGAACTACAACAAGGAAACCGCTCAATCTTCAGCCGATCGCTGTATAATTCCCTCCAACAGCTACAAAACCGCCAGCAACAAGGCATTCTTTTCATCCCTAGACGCGGACACAGTACCTTCGTTTCCTGTCGTAGCTGCGGCTACGTCATCGAATGTCCCCACTGCGACGTTTCCCTCTCCTATCACTACACCCACGAAGGCGCAACAGAACTGTTACGCTGTCATTACTGTAACCACACTCAACTACAACCAAGTCAATGTCCAGAATGTAGTTCCCCCTACCTCAAACACTTCGGGACTGGTACTCAACGAGTCGCCCAAGAACTCACAAAAGTCTTTCCCGAACTACGTTTTATTCGCTTCGACAGCGATACCACCCGCACCAAAGGAGCGCATCGCACCCTCCTCACCCGTTTTACCAGAAAAGAAGCAGATTTGCTCATTGGCACGCAAATGTTAACTAAAGGCTTAGATATCGCCAATGTTACCCTTGTGGGCGTAGTTGCTGCCGACGGATTACTGCATATGTCCGACTACCGCGCCGCAGAACGTGCTTTCCAAACCTTGACACAAGTAGCAGGTCGTGCTGGTCGAGGTGACGATCCTGGTCGAGTAATTATTCAAACTTATACTCCAGAGCATCAGGTAATTGAAGCAGTACAGGAGCATAACTATCTCAACTTTACCCAAGCTGAATTAAGAGAGCGAGAAGCTTGGAACTATCCACCTTACGGACGTTTAATTTTGTTGAAAATTAGTGGTTTAGATGCTGGAGAAGTGCAAGAAAATGCCGAGATAGTTGCCGATGCTTGTCAAAATTTTCTGGATTCGCAATGGGAAATACTCGGACCTGCGCCAGCTAGAATTATGCGAGTAGCCCGTCGTTATCGTTGGCAGATTTTGCTAAAGTCACGAATTGAAACAGACAAACAACTGCCAAATTTAACTCAATTAATGTCTTTGTGTTCCCAGTCGGTAAGCTTTACTATTGACGTTGACCCATTAAATATGGATTGA